A DNA window from Coffea arabica cultivar ET-39 chromosome 6c, Coffea Arabica ET-39 HiFi, whole genome shotgun sequence contains the following coding sequences:
- the LOC113693427 gene encoding uncharacterized protein: MKRTQVNTVTHPDIGFQQSLSVLLEDYKDVFGEPQSLPLSRNCDHQIPLAPNAKPFKLAPYRYPYNQKNEIERQLNDLPIKDTFPIPIIDDLLDELFGAKIFSKIDLRAGYHQIRMLLTDIPKTAFKTHLGLYEFTIMPSGLTNAPATFQSLMNHVFEPYMRKFVLVFFDDILIYSPDPDTHLLHLKTILETLKAHSLFAKLSKCIFGQSQVEYLGHIINGDGVQADPSKIKSMVEWPTPTSLKALRGFLGLTGYYRRFVRGYGLIAKPLTELLKKENFHWNEQAELSFQKLKRLMSSTPVLTLPNFSLPFVLETDASHKAIGAVLMQQGKPISYLSQALGPKNLGLSIYEKELLSLITAYKKGKENLVADALSRRGYEEDSFTHSISVMKPTWLSKVLESYQGDGTVTKLTEGLTTSPDSLPNYSFAGNLLRQPGDLSKIKVTILLARDKKRSGTMSTAELFGKLGTELHYSTAYHPQTDEHTERLNRCVETYLRCLCFHQPHKWKSLLAVVEWWYNTNHHTALKMSPFQPLYGYPPSQLGTNALETPVAAMEQWLRDRRKWNELLKGNLIKAQNRMKQFADKDRSERSFQVGDWVYLKLQPYRQSSVAVRKNLKLSSKYYGPYKALQKVGNVAYRLELPAGSLIHPTFHVSLLKPSTKNHEVTQELPLTTVDGQVKIAPESVIATREIMRKRPKVTQVLIKWLNLGTEDSTWEDVTVIQSQFPDFQLNPSD; the protein is encoded by the exons ATGAAGAGAACTCAGGTAAACACTGTGACTCATCCGGACATTGGTTTTCAACAGTCCCTAAGTGTTTTACTTGAAGACTACAAAGATGTATTTGGAGAACCACAATCCCTTCCCCTTTCCAGAAATTGTGACCATCAAATTCCCTTAGCACCAAATGCCAAACCCTTCAAGCTAGCACCTTATAGGTACCCTTACaaccaaaaaaatgaaatagaacg ACAACTAAATGACCTGCCTATCAAAGATACATTTCCAATACCTATCATTGATGATTTACTTGATGAACTATTTGGAGCTAAGATTTTCTCAAAGATTGATCTAAGAGCTGGATACCATCAGATCAGAATGCTTCTTACTGACATCCCAAAAACTGCCTTCAAAACTCACCTAGGATTGTATGAGTTCACTATTATGCCATCTGGTCTTACCAATGCACCTGCAACCTTTCAAAGCCTGATGAACCATGTTTTTGAACCTTACATGAGGAAGTTTGTGTTAGTtttctttgatgacatccttATATACAGTCCAGATCCAGACACTCACCTTTTGCACCTCAAAACTATCCTAGAAACACTCAAAGCTCACTCCCTATTTGCCAAGCTTTCCAAATGCATCTTTGGACAGTCTCAAGTAGAATATTTGGGGCATATTATCAATGGAGATGGAGTGCAGGCAGATCCATCAAAAATTAAGAGCATGGTGGAATGGCCTACCCCTACATCACTAAAGGCATTGAGAGGATTTTTGGGACTCACAGGGTACTACAGGAGGTTTGTGAGAGGATATGGACTCATTGCCAAGCCACTCACTGAGTtattgaagaaagaaaacttccacTGGAATGAACAAGCAGAGCTATCCTTTCAAAAACTGAAGCGGCTGATGAGTAGCACACCAGTCCTAACACTTCCTAACTTTTCCTTACCTTTTGTTCTGGAAACAGATGCTAGTCATAAGGCTATTGGTGCAGTCCTAATGCAACAAGGGAAACCTATTTCCTATCTCAGTCAAGCTCTGGGACCTAAGAATTTGGGACTGTCCATATACGAGAAGGAGTTGCTGTCCCTTATTACAGCT tacaagaaaggaaaggaaaacctAGTGGCTGATGCACTGTCTAGAAGAGGTTATGAAGAGGACAGCTTTACACACAGCATCTCAGTCATGAAACCTACATGGCTGTCTAAAGTCTTGGAGAGTTACCAAGGGGATGGTACTGTGACTAAGTTGACTGAAGGCCTAACTACTTCACCTGATTCTCTCCCAAATTACTCTTTTGCTGGGAATTTACTCAG GCAACCTGGGGACCTATCAAAGATTAAAGTGACCATTCTTCTGGCCAGGGATAAAAAGAGAAGTGGAACAATGAGTACAGCA GAGTTGTTTGGGAAGTTGGGCACGGAGCTGCACTACTCTACTGCTTACCATCCCCAAACAGATGAGCACACAGAAAGGTTGAACAGATGTGTGGAGACATATTTGAGGTGCCTGTGTTTCCATCAACCCCATAAATGGAAGTCCTTGTTAGCTGTTGTTGAATGGTGGTACAACACCAACCACCACACAGCCTTAAAAATGAGTCCCTTCCAGCCTCTGTATGGATATCCACCATCTCAACTAGGCACCAATGCCTTGGAGACTCCAGTAGCTGCTATGGAGCAATGGCTAAGGGACAGAAGAAAGTGGAATGAGCTGCTGAAGGGCAATTTAATCAAAGCACAGAATCGAATGAAGCAGTTTGCAGACAAGGATAGGAGTGAAAGGAGTTTCCAAGTGGGAGATTGGGTCTATTTGAAACTGCAACCTTATAGACAATCGTCTGTGGCAGTCAGGAAGAATCTGAAATTATCTTCAAAATATTATGGACCCTACAAAGCTCTTCAAAAGGtggggaatgtagcctataggTTAGAATTACCTGCTGGCTCCTTGATTCACCCTACTTTCCATGTCTCCTTACTCAAGCCTTCAACCAAGAATCATGAAGTGACTCAGGAACTGCCTTTGACTACTGTGGATGGACAGGTTAAAATTGCCCCTGAGAGTGTTATTGCTACTCGTGAAATCATGAGGAAAAGACCGAAGGTAACTCAAGTGTTGATCAAATGGTTGAACCTAGGCACTGAAGACTCAACTTGGGAGGATGTCACAGTGATACAatcacaatttccagatttccagctCAATCCTAGTGACTAG
- the LOC140008938 gene encoding uncharacterized protein — protein sequence MAESSTLTDGGKGQADVVLEDFATRMMEVLNSCQKSTPSMDSSSAQIGIKLDDTNYALWSQIVEMYISGKDKLGYINGELPQPSPTDPAYRRWRTEDSIVKGWLINNMAPSLIGTFVRFPTAKAVWDAIATTYFDGTDTSQLYDLRRKVTRLRQAGGLIEKYYNDLQGLWREIDFRRPNPMECAADISRYNSLIQEERVYTFLDGLDDRLDQIRSDILRMKPFPTVEEAYAYVRREDSRQSVMITGGDHSIGSVMASKGRKNEPILVPRAEMPTEEVNCAHCNKKGHTQDTCFKLHGYPTWWKERKGRNWPADRLNVAGQNGKVAVAVADINIAQVHSTSSTNQHQGNSHKGDNRSWY from the exons ATGGCCGAATCGTCTACGCTCACGGACGGTGGGAAAGGACAAGCTGACGTAGTTCTAGAGGATTTTGCCACTCGGATGATGGAAGTCCTGAATAGCTGCCAGAAGTCTACACCGAGCATGGATTCGTCTTCGGCTCAGATCGGCATCAAGTTGGATGATACCAACTATGCCTTATGGTCCCAAATTGTCGAGATGTATATCTCAGGGAAGGACAAATTGGGGTATATTAATGGTGAACTCCCTCAGCCGTCACCAACAGATCCAGCGTATCGACGGTGGCGAACTGAAGACTCTATCGTGAAAGGGTGGTTGATAAATAATATGGCTCCATCCTTGATCGGTACCTTCGTTCGTTTTCCCACAGCAAAAGCGGTATGGGATGCTATTGCTACCACATACTTTGATGGAACCGATACATCCCAACTGTATGATCTGAGGCGGAAGGTGACTAGACTGAGACAAGCTGGTGGGCTGATCGAAAAGTACTACAACGATTTGCAAGGTTTGTGGAGGGAGATCGATTTTCGTCGGCCGAACCCGATGGAATGTGCTGCCGATATCAGCAGGTATAATTCTCTCATACAGGAAGAGAGAGTCTACACTTTCCTCGATGGGTTAGATGACCGACTGGACCAGATTCGCAGTGATATTCTGCGGATGAAACCATTTCCAACAGTAGAAGAGGCATATGCCTATGTCCGACGAGAAGACAGCAGACAATCGGTGATGATAACAGGGGGAGACCACTCAATCGGCTCTGTCATggcttccaagggaaggaagAATGAGCCGATTTTAGTACCCCGAGCCGAGATGCCAACTGAGGAAGTTAATTGTGCCCACTGCAATAAGAAAGGGCACACACAAGATACGTGCTTCAAGTTGCACGGATATCCAACATGGTGGAAAGAGCGCAAAGGGCGAAATTGGCCAGCTGATCGACTGAATGTTGCTGGTCAGAACGGAAAGGTGGCCGTTGCAGTTGCTGATATCAATATTGCCCAGGTGCACTCTACGTCTTCTACCAATCAGCATCAAG GAAATTCTCACAAAGGAGATAATCGGTCGTGGTACTAG